Proteins encoded within one genomic window of Thermococcus celer Vu 13 = JCM 8558:
- a CDS encoding DUF63 family protein, whose product MGLQGFFHRYFIEPIQQNQGYNPVNTLTYAVILGVAVILIYKMLKRMGIRVDDRFFKALIPYIILGPLMRSMTDVGILPRTYLTVSPGGYFVIATFAIAALFAVWIHLGPDERLYPIYRDFGWVLVGGLLFVLIINLDKVSFNWRVLEYFIPILLLAEASVWLLARVLPSVRDNSLLFYTHFYDATTTFVGIQFFGFWEQHVLARWLMSTFGTPAVMYAEKFFILWPIVWILDNWMEDEDPDLINFVKLTIFVLGFGPGTRNLLIALMGG is encoded by the coding sequence ATGGGTCTCCAGGGATTCTTTCATCGGTACTTCATTGAACCCATCCAGCAGAATCAGGGTTACAATCCCGTGAACACGCTCACCTACGCCGTGATCCTCGGCGTGGCGGTGATACTCATCTACAAGATGCTCAAGCGCATGGGGATACGGGTCGACGACCGCTTCTTCAAGGCACTCATCCCCTACATAATCCTCGGCCCGCTGATGAGGAGCATGACCGACGTCGGAATCCTTCCGAGGACTTACCTGACGGTCAGCCCCGGCGGTTACTTCGTCATAGCGACCTTCGCGATAGCCGCCCTCTTCGCGGTCTGGATCCACCTCGGGCCGGACGAGAGGCTGTACCCCATCTATCGGGACTTCGGCTGGGTTCTTGTGGGCGGATTGCTCTTCGTCCTGATAATAAACCTCGATAAGGTCAGCTTCAACTGGAGGGTGCTCGAGTACTTCATCCCGATTCTGCTCCTCGCCGAGGCCTCCGTATGGCTCCTCGCGAGGGTTCTCCCCTCGGTTAGGGACAACTCCCTACTGTTCTATACACACTTCTACGACGCGACCACGACCTTCGTGGGAATTCAGTTCTTCGGCTTCTGGGAGCAGCACGTCCTCGCGAGGTGGCTGATGAGCACCTTTGGAACGCCCGCCGTCATGTACGCCGAGAAGTTTTTTATACTGTGGCCCATCGTCTGGATACTGGACAACTGGATGGAAGACGAGGACCCCGACCTGATAAACTTCGTGAAGCTCACGATATTCGTACTCGGCTTCGGCCCCGGCACGAGGAACCTGTTGATAGCACTCATGGGTGGTTGA
- a CDS encoding UPF0179 family protein codes for MAIITLVGEKLARPGVEFIYYGPAEPCKTCKLAGVCVGNLEPGRRYKILRVRSMPSHSCPLHEGKVRVVEVVEPSIEVAVEPRLAIAGSVIKLHFGDCDDPEKIDLFKPEGLFEGDSVKVIEVLGDVECNGRTYKVVKVMRKKD; via the coding sequence ATGGCAATAATCACGTTAGTTGGGGAAAAGCTGGCAAGACCGGGTGTCGAGTTCATATACTACGGCCCCGCTGAACCGTGCAAAACGTGCAAACTGGCCGGAGTCTGCGTCGGGAACCTCGAACCGGGCAGGAGGTACAAGATACTCCGCGTTAGGAGCATGCCCTCTCACTCCTGTCCCCTCCACGAGGGGAAGGTCAGGGTCGTGGAGGTTGTCGAGCCGAGCATCGAGGTCGCGGTGGAGCCAAGGCTGGCCATAGCGGGTTCGGTAATAAAGCTCCACTTCGGAGATTGCGACGACCCTGAGAAGATCGACCTGTTCAAACCCGAGGGGCTCTTCGAGGGCGACAGCGTCAAAGTAATAGAGGTGCTCGGCGACGTCGAGTGCAACGGCAGGACCTACAAGGTCGTCAAGGTCATGCGCAAGAAGGATTAG
- a CDS encoding RNA-binding domain-containing protein, protein MELFEEVEAEAYVYPTEDVEKVKRAMLNLIPDLEFEAFDKGDHIILTGRTRSRKALSRLYELFRGQAILDTARSFLEEGYFGEEIIVRVNKQAAYAGVVNFNEESPLGPITIIIRTKDPGRLMKWLAPRTKDGVPVE, encoded by the coding sequence ATGGAGCTATTCGAGGAGGTTGAGGCCGAGGCCTACGTTTACCCGACGGAGGACGTCGAGAAGGTGAAGAGGGCGATGCTGAACCTCATCCCGGACCTTGAGTTCGAGGCCTTCGATAAAGGGGACCACATCATCCTGACGGGCAGGACGAGGAGCAGGAAAGCCCTGAGCAGGCTCTACGAGCTCTTTCGTGGCCAGGCGATACTCGACACCGCCCGCTCCTTCCTCGAGGAGGGCTACTTCGGCGAGGAGATAATCGTCAGGGTGAACAAGCAGGCCGCCTACGCGGGGGTTGTGAACTTCAACGAGGAGAGCCCGCTCGGGCCGATAACGATAATCATAAGGACGAAGGACCCCGGGAGGCTGATGAAGTGGCTCGCCCCGAGGACGAAGGACGGCGTCCCGGTGGAGTGA
- a CDS encoding helix-turn-helix transcriptional regulator, giving the protein MRNRLRELREGRGLTQEELARALGVTRQTIIAIEKGRYDPSLRLAFRIARFFGVKIEEVFIYGGEGDER; this is encoded by the coding sequence ATGAGGAACCGCCTCCGCGAGCTGAGGGAGGGCAGGGGTCTGACCCAGGAGGAGCTCGCCAGGGCTCTGGGCGTTACGAGGCAGACGATAATCGCCATCGAGAAGGGCAGGTACGACCCCTCGCTTAGGCTGGCCTTCAGAATCGCGAGGTTCTTCGGGGTTAAAATCGAGGAAGTGTTCATCTACGGGGGTGAAGGGGATGAACGCTAA
- a CDS encoding DUF2178 domain-containing protein: MERGRITGYAITVIVAVLLAVAVWMRSLPLAFGVLAVAIVASLFYSEWLKGRGEVFSDERTLRIDEAASRRTLQAMVIVLAFVTLTLAVLSDTHPSLRSAYYLSSILMVLVAVLKVGLRHHYSRVM; this comes from the coding sequence ATGGAGAGAGGGAGAATCACCGGTTACGCGATAACCGTAATCGTGGCCGTCCTCCTGGCGGTGGCCGTCTGGATGAGGAGTCTGCCCCTCGCCTTTGGAGTTCTGGCCGTGGCCATAGTTGCGTCTTTGTTCTACTCCGAGTGGTTAAAGGGCAGGGGAGAGGTTTTCAGCGACGAGAGGACGCTCAGGATAGACGAGGCCGCATCGCGGAGAACTCTCCAGGCGATGGTAATCGTCCTGGCCTTCGTGACCCTGACCCTCGCGGTTCTCTCAGACACCCATCCAAGCCTCAGAAGCGCTTACTACCTATCGTCCATCCTCATGGTCCTCGTCGCGGTCCTGAAGGTCGGGCTGAGGCACCACTACTCGAGGGTGATGTGA
- a CDS encoding ABC transporter ATP-binding protein has product MSLVEVLNLEKDYGRVKALKGISFTIEEGEVFGLIGPNGAGKSTTLKILSTLLKPTGGSARVDGHDVVGEADEVRRIISYLPEEAGAYKNLTGYEYLDFMARLYAKDEEKARKMLKLGVELSGLGERLHDKVSTYSKGMTRKLLIARALMVKPRLAILDEPASGLDIVNAYTIRQTIRRFARKEGVTFLLSSHNMLEVEFLCDRVALINEGRIVEVGTPEELKERYDARNLEEVFMRAVGVEAGEPIGGEGS; this is encoded by the coding sequence ATGTCCCTGGTTGAAGTTCTGAACCTCGAGAAGGACTACGGAAGGGTGAAGGCGCTCAAAGGGATAAGTTTCACCATCGAAGAGGGCGAAGTATTCGGGCTCATCGGCCCGAACGGGGCTGGAAAGAGCACGACGCTGAAGATCCTGTCCACACTCCTCAAACCCACCGGCGGGAGCGCGAGGGTGGACGGCCACGACGTGGTCGGGGAGGCCGACGAGGTCAGGAGGATCATAAGCTACCTGCCGGAGGAGGCCGGGGCCTACAAGAACCTCACAGGCTACGAGTACCTCGACTTCATGGCGAGGCTCTATGCTAAGGACGAAGAAAAGGCCCGGAAGATGCTAAAGCTCGGGGTAGAGCTCTCCGGCCTGGGGGAGAGGCTTCACGACAAGGTCTCCACCTATTCCAAGGGGATGACGAGGAAGCTCCTCATAGCGAGGGCCCTGATGGTTAAACCGCGGCTGGCCATACTCGACGAGCCCGCGAGCGGCCTCGACATAGTCAACGCCTACACCATAAGGCAGACGATAAGGCGCTTCGCGAGGAAAGAGGGCGTTACGTTTCTCCTCTCGAGCCACAACATGCTCGAGGTCGAGTTCCTGTGCGACAGGGTCGCCCTGATAAACGAGGGGAGGATAGTCGAGGTGGGAACGCCGGAGGAGCTGAAGGAGCGCTACGACGCCAGAAACCTCGAGGAGGTCTTCATGAGGGCCGTTGGGGTGGAGGCAGGCGAGCCCATAGGGGGTGAGGGGAGTTGA
- a CDS encoding ZIP family metal transporter — MLENFTVNLANWMLGISHGSIMWVTFYAGLFVALMTSLGALVAVFAKRIPGGGVDVSLSFAAGVMLVASFTSLILPAIEDTGSFTPAGVGIALGVLLIYAIDRFLPHEHLVKGYEGPQSMKDKLRRVWLLVIAVVIHNLPEGLAVGTSLVYDIRVGLVTAIAIGIQDFPEGTIVSLPLAAIQGKRLQPIIMGILSGVSEMVMVLVGAYFFTLFHGLLPYGLGLAGGAMLYVTVKEMIPEIYRGETSETMVTLGFFLGFYVMLFLDSMLG; from the coding sequence GTGTTAGAGAACTTCACGGTGAACCTCGCGAACTGGATGCTCGGGATCTCACACGGTAGCATAATGTGGGTTACGTTCTACGCGGGCCTCTTCGTCGCTCTCATGACCTCCCTCGGTGCCCTGGTTGCGGTGTTCGCGAAGAGGATCCCCGGGGGCGGCGTCGACGTCTCCCTGAGCTTCGCCGCCGGAGTCATGCTGGTGGCCAGCTTCACCTCCCTCATCCTTCCTGCGATTGAGGATACGGGTTCCTTCACGCCGGCTGGGGTTGGGATAGCCCTCGGCGTTCTCCTCATCTACGCGATAGACCGCTTCCTGCCCCACGAGCACCTCGTTAAGGGCTACGAGGGACCCCAATCGATGAAGGATAAGCTCAGAAGGGTGTGGCTCCTGGTCATAGCGGTGGTAATCCACAACCTGCCGGAGGGCCTGGCCGTCGGAACCTCCCTCGTGTACGACATCAGGGTGGGTCTCGTAACCGCAATAGCCATAGGAATTCAGGACTTCCCGGAGGGCACGATCGTCTCCCTGCCCCTCGCGGCCATACAGGGAAAGCGGCTCCAGCCGATAATCATGGGGATCCTGAGCGGCGTTTCAGAGATGGTGATGGTTCTGGTCGGGGCGTACTTCTTCACCCTCTTCCACGGGCTTCTCCCCTACGGCCTCGGACTTGCCGGCGGGGCCATGCTCTACGTCACCGTCAAGGAGATGATACCGGAGATATACAGGGGGGAGACGAGCGAGACGATGGTAACCCTCGGCTTCTTCCTGGGCTTCTACGTGATGCTGTTCCTCGACTCAATGCTCGGATAG
- a CDS encoding bifunctional fructose-bisphosphatase/inositol-phosphate phosphatase, protein MEVHWNEIALEIAREVEREVMPLFGTPKAGETIGTNVSGDVTEYVDKVAEDVVLGRLQPLGVNVVSEERGFVDNGSDYTVIVDPIDGSYNFTAGIPVFALSFAVFRDKKPVYGAIYEFVPGNFYEAIPGEGAFMNGKPIKVRKPERGKEALSFYTRGRCTGLIEKVKRVRVLGAIAVELAYLAKGALDGVLDVRNYVRTTDIAAGALIAREAGALITDERGRELKLRLDATSKTNIVAVNDRYLLDLILEELENEP, encoded by the coding sequence ATGGAGGTCCACTGGAACGAAATAGCTCTGGAAATCGCCAGAGAAGTGGAGAGAGAGGTTATGCCCCTCTTTGGCACTCCAAAAGCCGGGGAGACCATAGGGACGAACGTCAGCGGCGACGTAACCGAGTACGTCGATAAGGTGGCCGAAGACGTCGTTCTGGGCAGGCTCCAGCCGCTGGGCGTCAACGTCGTCAGCGAGGAGAGGGGCTTCGTCGACAACGGGAGCGACTACACGGTCATCGTTGACCCGATAGACGGCTCCTACAACTTCACGGCAGGGATACCGGTGTTCGCCCTCAGTTTCGCCGTCTTCAGGGACAAAAAGCCGGTTTACGGCGCCATCTACGAGTTCGTGCCGGGAAACTTCTACGAGGCCATACCCGGTGAGGGCGCCTTCATGAACGGGAAGCCGATAAAGGTCAGGAAACCCGAACGCGGAAAGGAGGCGTTGAGCTTCTACACCCGCGGCAGGTGCACGGGGCTGATAGAAAAGGTCAAGCGGGTCCGCGTTCTCGGCGCCATAGCCGTCGAGCTGGCTTACTTGGCCAAGGGGGCGCTCGACGGGGTGCTTGACGTGAGGAACTACGTCAGAACCACGGACATAGCCGCGGGCGCGCTCATAGCGCGGGAAGCGGGCGCGCTCATCACGGACGAGAGGGGGCGGGAGTTGAAGCTGAGGCTCGACGCGACGAGCAAGACGAACATAGTAGCCGTGAACGACCGCTACCTGCTCGACTTAATCCTGGAGGAGCTGGAGAATGAGCCTTGA
- a CDS encoding dephospho-CoA kinase encodes MIIIVTGMPGSGKSKIVKEFERRGFPSVSMGDVVREETLRRGLELTRENVAKVSVRLRQELGQNAVAKLAVERVRALLEENEVVVIDGVRSLDEVGTFRGAFPAERILIIAVHTPPALRFERLRARGRHDDPRNWEDFEERDWKELRFGIGGVIAMADHMLVNDGSEDEYDKKVRELVDAILSEH; translated from the coding sequence ATGATAATCATCGTGACTGGAATGCCCGGATCCGGAAAGAGTAAAATCGTTAAGGAGTTCGAGCGTAGAGGCTTTCCGAGCGTTTCTATGGGTGACGTCGTGAGGGAGGAGACCCTCAGGAGGGGCCTCGAGCTCACCCGGGAGAACGTCGCCAAGGTCAGCGTGAGGCTGAGGCAGGAGCTGGGGCAGAACGCGGTGGCGAAGCTCGCGGTCGAGAGGGTCAGGGCCCTTCTGGAGGAGAACGAGGTAGTCGTCATCGACGGAGTCCGCTCCCTCGACGAGGTCGGGACCTTCAGGGGGGCCTTTCCCGCGGAGAGGATACTCATCATCGCCGTTCACACGCCGCCCGCGCTCCGCTTCGAGAGGCTCAGGGCGAGGGGCAGGCACGACGACCCCAGGAACTGGGAGGACTTCGAGGAGAGGGACTGGAAGGAGCTGAGGTTCGGCATAGGCGGGGTCATAGCGATGGCCGACCACATGCTGGTGAACGACGGGAGCGAGGACGAGTACGATAAAAAGGTGAGGGAACTGGTTGATGCGATCCTATCCGAGCATTGA
- a CDS encoding ABC transporter permease, with the protein MSDFWVMAKKEVWNLFRDKKLLFGLVVVPLILLPAMGKAVNVGMERAQGETHVAIVNFDEGAYGGVLIKALEVTPNVTVTVVNATTLDEAIHRAIREKQNVLVVIPPDFTARLESNETATVGIYGIFTTVSTGMKESVSEGRINAVIGILSDEIAKIKVEKLGAGNPDAILRPITVESRSVIRNNIVNASPAVVSSVIATQAFTIPLVVFLMIMVTSQMAAGAVASEKENKTLETLLTLPVARTKIVAAKIFGTAMMGLVAAVAYMVGMRYYMGSFNLGSAGISLEDLGLTVTATGALMFALVVFLAIIIALGLAMMVATFAEDVQSATTLVSAVILPLAFPAFLLMYTDVNDLPALARYALLTIPFTHPVVDYRYVLMRDYAPMGISLAYLAIVAIAVLYATARLFSTEKILTAQVRWGRKRG; encoded by the coding sequence TTGAGCGACTTCTGGGTGATGGCGAAGAAAGAAGTATGGAACCTGTTCCGCGATAAGAAGCTCCTCTTCGGCCTCGTCGTCGTGCCGCTCATTCTCCTCCCGGCGATGGGTAAGGCGGTGAACGTCGGGATGGAGAGGGCCCAGGGAGAGACCCACGTCGCGATAGTCAACTTCGATGAGGGCGCCTACGGCGGTGTTCTGATAAAGGCCCTCGAGGTGACCCCGAACGTCACCGTAACCGTGGTCAACGCGACGACGCTCGATGAAGCCATCCATAGGGCCATCCGGGAGAAACAGAACGTTCTTGTGGTTATCCCACCGGATTTCACGGCCAGGCTCGAGTCAAACGAGACCGCCACGGTGGGGATATACGGCATCTTCACCACCGTGAGCACGGGGATGAAGGAGAGCGTCAGCGAGGGCAGAATAAACGCCGTCATTGGAATATTGAGCGACGAGATAGCGAAGATAAAGGTGGAGAAGCTCGGGGCGGGCAATCCAGATGCGATCCTTAGGCCGATAACGGTCGAGAGCAGGTCGGTGATACGCAACAACATCGTTAACGCTTCTCCAGCCGTGGTTTCAAGCGTCATAGCAACGCAGGCCTTCACGATACCGCTCGTAGTCTTCCTGATGATAATGGTGACCTCGCAGATGGCGGCCGGGGCGGTGGCGAGCGAGAAGGAGAACAAGACGCTGGAGACGCTCCTGACGCTCCCTGTGGCGAGGACGAAGATAGTGGCCGCCAAGATATTCGGGACGGCGATGATGGGCCTGGTCGCGGCGGTGGCGTACATGGTCGGTATGCGCTACTACATGGGCTCCTTTAACCTCGGATCCGCGGGGATAAGCCTCGAGGACCTCGGTTTAACCGTTACCGCCACTGGGGCGCTCATGTTCGCGCTCGTCGTCTTCCTCGCGATAATCATAGCGCTCGGCCTGGCGATGATGGTGGCAACCTTCGCGGAGGACGTCCAGAGCGCCACGACCCTCGTCAGCGCCGTGATACTCCCGCTGGCCTTTCCCGCGTTCCTGCTCATGTACACCGACGTCAACGATCTCCCTGCCCTTGCAAGGTACGCCCTGCTGACCATACCCTTCACGCATCCGGTGGTGGATTACAGGTACGTGCTCATGAGGGACTACGCGCCGATGGGGATAAGTCTCGCCTACCTGGCCATCGTGGCCATCGCGGTGCTCTACGCAACGGCCCGGCTGTTCTCCACCGAGAAGATCCTCACGGCTCAGGTCAGGTGGGGGAGGAAGAGGGGATAG
- a CDS encoding ATP-dependent DNA helicase has translation MRIEELPVDERIRRVILGRGIEELYPPQAEALRSGVLEGKNLVLAIPTASGKTLVSEIVMINKLLREGGKAVYLVPLKALAEEKYREFKAWESLGLRVAATTGDYDSTDEWLGRYDIIVATAEKFDSLLRHGAGWIRDVKLVIADEVHLIGSYDRGATLEMILSHMLDKAQILALSATVGNAEELAGWLDATLVVSDWRPVELRKGVFHLGELMWEDGKRESYPENWESLALDAVRKGKQALVFVNTRRSAEKEAVSLSSKMARLLTKPEVRELRELADSLESNPTNEKLKRAIRGGVAFHHAGLSRAERTMIEDAFRDGLIKVITATPTLSAGINLPAFRVIIRDTKRYSGFGWTDIPVLEIQQMMGRAGRPKYDRVGEAIIVARTEDPKTLMERYVKGKPEKLFSMLANENAFRSQVLALITNFGIGNFRELIDFLGRTFYFHQRKDTSSIEYKAKDIVYFLIENEFIDMDLNDRFIALPFGKRTSQLYIDPLTAKKFRDAFPKLEENPNPFGIFHLIASTPDMATLRARKREFEDYLDLAYEFEEKLYTEIPYYEDYGFQGFLGEVKTAKVLLDWINEVPEGRIYETYGIDPGDLYRILELADWLIYSLIELYKLFEPKKDVLSYLRDLHLRLRHGVREELLELVRLPNIGRRRARALYNAGFRTQDDVVRAKVRDLLAVEGIGMKVVEGLFRHFGVELPEKAKKGGKTAERRKKGTLDDFLS, from the coding sequence ATGAGGATTGAGGAACTCCCCGTTGACGAGAGGATCAGAAGGGTCATCCTGGGGAGGGGAATCGAGGAGCTCTACCCCCCGCAGGCCGAAGCTTTGAGGAGCGGCGTCCTGGAGGGGAAGAACCTCGTCTTAGCCATTCCCACGGCGAGCGGGAAGACCCTGGTGAGCGAGATAGTCATGATCAACAAGCTCCTCCGCGAGGGAGGGAAGGCGGTCTACCTCGTCCCGCTGAAGGCCCTGGCCGAGGAGAAGTACCGCGAGTTCAAGGCCTGGGAATCGCTCGGTCTTCGCGTCGCCGCCACCACCGGCGACTACGACTCGACCGACGAGTGGCTCGGGAGGTACGATATCATAGTGGCAACGGCGGAGAAGTTCGACTCCCTCCTGAGGCACGGTGCCGGCTGGATAAGGGACGTTAAGCTCGTCATAGCGGATGAAGTTCATCTGATAGGCTCCTACGACAGGGGCGCGACGCTGGAGATGATACTCAGTCACATGCTCGATAAGGCCCAGATACTGGCTTTAAGCGCGACCGTCGGGAACGCGGAGGAGCTGGCGGGATGGCTCGACGCCACCCTCGTCGTCAGCGACTGGCGGCCGGTGGAGCTCAGGAAGGGCGTCTTTCACCTCGGGGAGCTGATGTGGGAGGATGGAAAGCGGGAGAGCTACCCAGAGAACTGGGAGAGTCTGGCGCTCGACGCGGTCAGGAAGGGCAAGCAGGCCCTCGTCTTCGTGAACACCCGCCGTTCGGCGGAGAAGGAGGCCGTCTCGCTCTCATCCAAGATGGCCCGTCTCCTCACGAAACCCGAGGTTAGGGAGCTTAGGGAACTGGCCGACTCCCTCGAGAGCAACCCCACGAACGAGAAGCTCAAGCGCGCCATCCGCGGCGGCGTCGCCTTCCACCACGCCGGGTTGAGCAGAGCGGAAAGGACGATGATAGAGGACGCCTTCAGGGACGGCCTCATCAAGGTGATAACCGCCACGCCAACCCTGAGCGCCGGAATAAACCTGCCCGCCTTCCGCGTCATCATAAGGGACACGAAGCGCTACTCCGGCTTCGGCTGGACGGACATCCCCGTCCTTGAGATACAGCAGATGATGGGGAGGGCCGGAAGGCCGAAGTACGACAGGGTCGGCGAGGCCATAATAGTCGCCAGAACCGAGGATCCTAAGACCCTGATGGAGCGCTACGTCAAGGGAAAGCCAGAGAAGCTCTTCTCCATGCTGGCGAACGAGAACGCCTTCAGGAGCCAGGTCCTGGCTTTGATAACGAACTTCGGGATAGGGAACTTCCGGGAGCTCATAGACTTCCTCGGGAGGACCTTCTACTTCCACCAGAGGAAGGACACGAGCTCGATAGAGTACAAGGCGAAGGACATCGTCTACTTCCTCATCGAGAACGAGTTCATCGACATGGACCTGAACGACCGCTTCATAGCGCTCCCCTTCGGAAAACGTACGTCCCAGCTCTACATCGACCCGCTGACGGCGAAAAAGTTCAGGGATGCGTTTCCGAAGCTCGAGGAGAACCCCAACCCCTTTGGGATCTTCCACCTCATCGCCTCGACACCGGACATGGCGACGCTCCGCGCCAGAAAGCGCGAGTTCGAGGATTACCTCGACTTAGCTTACGAGTTTGAGGAAAAGCTCTACACAGAGATCCCCTACTACGAGGACTACGGCTTCCAGGGCTTTCTGGGCGAGGTGAAGACCGCCAAGGTGCTCCTCGACTGGATAAACGAGGTCCCCGAGGGGAGGATATACGAAACTTACGGCATCGACCCCGGTGACCTCTATCGGATCCTCGAGCTCGCGGACTGGCTGATTTACTCCCTCATCGAGCTCTACAAGCTCTTCGAACCTAAGAAGGACGTTCTAAGCTACCTCAGGGACCTGCACCTCCGCTTGAGGCACGGCGTCCGCGAGGAGCTCCTCGAGCTGGTGAGACTGCCGAACATCGGAAGGAGGAGGGCGAGGGCGCTCTACAACGCAGGCTTCAGAACGCAGGACGATGTAGTGCGCGCCAAGGTGAGGGACCTCCTGGCCGTCGAGGGCATAGGAATGAAGGTGGTCGAGGGGTTGTTCCGACACTTCGGCGTGGAGTTGCCGGAGAAGGCGAAGAAAGGCGGGAAGACCGCGGAGAGAAGGAAGAAAGGCACCCTGGACGATTTTCTCAGCTGA
- a CDS encoding NAD(P)-dependent glycerol-1-phosphate dehydrogenase has product MQLPREVLLGENLKGEVVNVAKRLGLGEKALILYGPRTKEIAGREVERNLQESFDVSALTVKAATTGEVERALAKIRDEGADWLIAVGGGSIIDVAKLASFKAGVPFISFPTTASHDGIASANASIKDLGSKTSVKAVPPVAVIADVEVIKTAPYRYLAAGVGDMISNLTAVKDWRLAHRIKGEYYSEYAASLSLMSAKMVIKNADIIRLGNEESVRKVVKGLISSGVAMSIAGSSRPASGAEHLFSHALDAIAPKPALHGEQVGVGTIIMAYLHGLKWERIRETLKRVGAPTNAYELGIEPDIIVEALTIAHTIRPERYTILGRDGLTREAAENAAKITGVI; this is encoded by the coding sequence ATGCAGCTCCCGCGTGAGGTTTTGCTGGGCGAGAACCTCAAGGGAGAGGTCGTCAACGTCGCGAAGAGGCTCGGACTGGGCGAGAAAGCCCTGATACTCTACGGTCCGAGGACTAAGGAGATAGCCGGGAGGGAGGTCGAGAGGAACCTCCAGGAATCCTTCGACGTGAGCGCCCTGACGGTTAAAGCCGCTACCACCGGGGAGGTCGAGAGGGCGCTGGCTAAAATAAGAGACGAGGGCGCTGACTGGCTCATTGCGGTTGGCGGCGGGAGCATAATAGACGTCGCCAAGCTCGCCTCGTTCAAAGCGGGCGTTCCCTTCATCAGCTTCCCCACCACGGCCTCGCACGATGGCATAGCGAGCGCCAACGCCTCCATCAAGGACCTCGGATCCAAAACCTCGGTTAAGGCGGTGCCGCCGGTTGCTGTGATAGCGGACGTCGAGGTGATAAAGACCGCCCCCTACCGCTACTTGGCGGCGGGAGTGGGGGACATGATAAGCAACCTGACGGCGGTGAAGGACTGGCGGCTGGCCCACAGGATAAAGGGGGAGTACTACAGCGAGTACGCCGCTTCGCTGAGCCTGATGAGCGCCAAGATGGTGATAAAGAACGCGGACATCATAAGGCTGGGCAACGAGGAGAGCGTGAGGAAGGTGGTGAAGGGACTAATCTCGTCGGGCGTGGCCATGAGCATAGCCGGTTCCTCGAGACCCGCCAGCGGTGCCGAGCACCTCTTCAGCCACGCGCTCGACGCCATAGCCCCGAAACCAGCACTTCACGGCGAGCAGGTCGGCGTTGGGACGATAATCATGGCCTACCTCCACGGCCTCAAGTGGGAGCGCATCAGGGAAACATTAAAGAGGGTGGGGGCGCCAACTAACGCATACGAGCTCGGGATAGAGCCCGACATTATCGTCGAGGCGCTGACGATTGCCCACACGATAAGGCCCGAGAGGTACACCATCCTCGGGAGGGACGGTTTAACGAGGGAAGCGGCCGAGAACGCCGCTAAAATCACGGGGGTCATTTGA
- a CDS encoding rhomboid family intramembrane serine protease — translation MSLERYFHRYGKATFTLFLINVAVYTVESILSLNPFAISGWVLKLLGQWNYAVLHYGWWWQPFTAMFVHVGILHIGFNMYFLLVMGRQLEGIIGPKRLVLVYLVSGLAGNLLTLLMSPMVVSAGASGALFGIAGALILITGVVGGNIQGALMNAFVLFLINSLLPGVNALAHLGGLLVGMAMGYYYGKRIRRHLMARMYGYGW, via the coding sequence ATGAGCCTTGAACGCTACTTCCACCGCTACGGGAAGGCGACCTTCACGCTCTTCCTGATAAACGTCGCCGTCTACACCGTGGAGTCGATACTCAGCCTGAACCCCTTCGCCATAAGCGGTTGGGTTCTCAAGTTGCTCGGCCAGTGGAACTACGCCGTCCTCCACTACGGCTGGTGGTGGCAGCCCTTCACCGCGATGTTCGTGCACGTGGGGATACTCCACATAGGCTTCAACATGTACTTCCTCCTCGTGATGGGGCGGCAGCTCGAGGGAATCATCGGGCCGAAGAGGCTCGTCCTCGTCTACCTCGTCTCGGGCCTCGCCGGGAACCTGCTGACGCTCCTCATGTCCCCGATGGTGGTCAGCGCCGGCGCGAGCGGGGCTCTCTTCGGCATAGCGGGCGCGCTGATATTGATCACCGGCGTCGTCGGCGGGAACATTCAGGGTGCGCTGATGAACGCCTTCGTGCTCTTCCTGATAAACAGCCTTCTGCCGGGCGTCAACGCCCTGGCTCACCTCGGCGGACTGCTCGTCGGGATGGCCATGGGTTACTACTACGGGAAGCGCATCAGGAGGCATCTCATGGCGAGGATGTACGGCTACGGGTGGTAG